CAGCCTCACAGAGAAAGAGTGCACTACTGTGGGCATCAGTCCCTCAAACCCCAAGGCATTCCACCTTATTTCTATTTACACACAGTGCTCACTTCCTACAGCTCACATCCTCACTAAACTTACCTGGGTAACACCATACCAACAGTAACTTGGTGGAGTAAGCATTAAGGGTTTAGGCAGCCTGAGTGGTAAGTGTTAACATTATCTAATGTGTGTATTGCTGAGTTATGTGATTAGAGCAGTACTGTTAGATTTATGAAGTTTAACTTTAGTTCAAGTGACATAGGAAACAGTAATTTAGGAAGCATTGTTTCATATCAAGTCAGCTaggctggcagcagtgaggaGCACAACTAAGCTACTGAGCTGATGACAAGCTATACAACACATAGTTTACCTTCTGTTATCCGGTAGAACAGgtgaaaaaatagaagaaaaacaatgttATTCTGTTGAAGAATTCCTAATCAACATTTCAAAGCCATATGCTCACTCTAGCTTAGAAGATATTCTCATCCTACCTTCTTGCCAGCACCAACATTTGCCTTGGCTGTGCCCCTGACTTTCTTCATTCTGTTCTTACGCTCTTTTCGCTGCTTCCTGgaagtctttttcttttcatacaaGCCGTGCTATTAAAAACAGTTGAAAGTTGCTTTTAACGTTGTTTCTCCATTAACAACTCTTAAATTTAAGTTCAATGATTTTTCAAATGCTCACAgtttaaatttgaaatattaacTAAATAGCAAGATCATTAACTAAAGAATGATTCAACACATAACAAACATATTGAAGTAACACATGGATTATCCCCATTTCTCATGCTTATTCTAGACTTCTATTAGTGTTTTGTTTAAAGTTACTGCTAAACACCTCTGGTATGATTAGTTTTGTCTTCCCAATCCCCTTGCAATATAGAATAAGAACCACATTCAGCCTATTTTGCAAATGCAGAAGTTAGTTAACATGTTATTTCAGGAGTTCTCATACAACTGTCCCTTCACAAAATTTGAGTTTTTTCACACTCAAGTCCTGAGAAACTGAACACTTCTAACCTATCCTGCTTTCAAGATACCAGAAAACAACATACCCTGGCAAGCCTGTGCTTTGGTTCGTTTTTCTTTGCATAGTCCAGGGAATCATAGATCATGCCAAAACCGGTTGTCTTGCCACCACCAAAGTGAGTTCTGAAGCCAAAGACGAAAATTACATCAGGGGTTGTCTTGTACATTTTTGCCAGCTTTTCCCTGATTTCTGTTTTGGGGACTGTGGCCTTCCCAGGATGAAGAACATCAATCACCTAAAAAAGAATATTAACAAGTTGATAAAAGGTCAACATCCAGTATACAGCCCCACCAGGTGCTATAGCCCCACCATGAGCTCAACAATTAAACTAACCCACTTTAGCAGCAAAAACTATTATTCATTTGAtacaaaagcatttaaaagttTTCCTTGAGCATACAGCAACATATTTAAACCCATAGGCTCTTAGAATTCTTAATCTAAGAACCCTGGAGATTTTAAGGGCCCCATATTAATAGTGGCTAAACCTTTTTCCAGCTCAGAACCACCAAACAAATAAAGGCAATAAAATCTGTAGTCTTTTACCATCTGCTTGCGCTGCAGAAGTCTGTTGGTCATGAACTTCCTGGTTCTGATAGTCACTGTGTCATTCTGcaagagaaaacattaaataaaacaatagCTACAAATGCAACAGAAACTTAGCACATGCATAAATAATGCACAGTACCACAACAGGCAGAAGCCTCAGATACTGACAGTGAGCTCATAACACCTTTAGGTAATACAGTGAAAAACTGACAAACTCATCCCCAGCTTCCTAGCAACATCCACACCTTTGCTACTGTCCCATGAAAAGCTGAAGCAGCTTTTCGTAATAGACACGGACCTCAATCCCAAGTACTATAACAATACAACACAAGTTCCCTTCTAAGCACAAATGTTACCACCTCTACAGCTTCCCACCCCTAAGGAAAGGGAGCACCCAAGATTCCTGAATGGTCCTGGCTGAAAAGAAATACAGGTCAGTGGGTCTACAAAAGCCTACCAAGCCATTTCAGTAAACTACACACTTAGCAGGGTACTTCATGTGTTAGTACCTGACCTCAGAGTAAGGACACGGC
The DNA window shown above is from Oenanthe melanoleuca isolate GR-GAL-2019-014 chromosome 6, OMel1.0, whole genome shotgun sequence and carries:
- the RPS24 gene encoding 40S ribosomal protein S24 isoform X1; protein product: MNDTVTIRTRKFMTNRLLQRKQMVIDVLHPGKATVPKTEIREKLAKMYKTTPDVIFVFGFRTHFGGGKTTGFGMIYDSLDYAKKNEPKHRLARHGLYEKKKTSRKQRKERKNRMKKVRGTAKANVGAGKKK
- the RPS24 gene encoding 40S ribosomal protein S24 isoform X2, encoding MNDTVTIRTRKFMTNRLLQRKQMVIDVLHPGKATVPKTEIREKLAKMYKTTPDVIFVFGFRTHFGGGKTTGFGMIYDSLDYAKKNEPKHRLARHGLYEKKKTSRKQRKERKNRMKKVRGTAKANVGAGKK